From the genome of Pyxidicoccus trucidator:
CCGCAACCCCCTGTCCCGGAAGCGCTGCTCACAGTGTGGGCAGAACGCTCGTGTGGCGAGGGCTCCAAGCCCGGCACCCTACCGCCGGGGCACGAGCAACAGCTCGAGGATGGCGCGCGCCACCTCGTGCTTCGTGCCCTGCAGCTCCCGCTGCATGCCCGCGCGCGTCAGCACCGTCACGCGGTTGGTGTCCGTGCCGAAGCCCGCGCCAGGGGCCGTCACGTCGTTGGCGACGATGGCGTCCAGCCCCTTGCGCTCCAGTTTCTCCCGCGCATGCTCCAGCACCCGCTCCGTCTCCGCAGCGAAGCCCACCAGCAGGGGCCGCTTCGCGATCGCGGAGACCTTGCGCGACGCCTCCGCCAGCACGTCCGGCGTGCGCACCAGCCGCAGGGACTCCAGCGAGGAGGCCGGGCCCTTCTTCACCTTCTGCTCCGCGCGAGTCTCCGGCCGCCAGTCACTCACCGCCGCGGTGGCGATGAAGGCGTCCACCGTCTCCACCCGCGACAGCACCTCGCGCGCCATGTCGTCCGCGCTCACCGCGTCCACCACCGTCAGCCCGCCCCGGTCCACCGGGCCCACCGGGCCGAGCACCACCGTGACCTCGGCTCCCAGCCCCCGCGCCGCATGCGCGAGCGCCAGCCCCATCTTCCCCGTGGACGGATTGGAGATGAACCGCACCGGGTCCAGGAACTCTCGTGTGGGGCCCGCCGTCAGCAGCACCTTCTTGCCAGCCAGCGGCCCCGCTCCGAAGCGCGCCGCCACCGCCGCGACGATGTTGGGCACGTCCGCGAGCCGCCCCTCGCCCACGTCACCGCAGGCCAGCAGCCCCGCGCCCGGCCCCACCTGCGTGAAGCGGGGGTGCGCCAGCAGCGCCGCCACGTTCTCCTGCGTCATCGCGTTGTCCCACATCGCCACGTTCATCGCCGGGGCCAGCACCACCGGGCCCCGGAAGGCCAGCAGTGACGTCGTCACCGCGTCGTTCGCCATGCCCACCCGCAGCCGCGCCAGCAGGTCCGCCGTGGCGGGGGCCACCACGAAGGCCTCCGCCCACCGCGCCAGGTCCAGGTGACCGAAGTTCCCCTCCTGTGCCGGGTCGAAGTAGTCCGTGAGCACCGGGTGGCCGCTGAGCGCCTGGAAGGTGAGCGGGGTGACGAACTGCCGCGCGGCCTCCGTCATGGCCACCCGCACCTCGGCCCCGGCGCGCCCCAGCTCACGCACCAGCTCGCACGCCTTGTATGCCGCGATGCCGCCGCCCACACCGACGACCACCCGCCGGCCCTTCAGTGCCGTTACGTCCATGCGGCTTCCTAATGCGCACGCCCGCTGGCTCGCAACCCAGGCCGCACGGTGGTGCCACCGCGTCAACGGCCCAGCGCCACCTCGCCACGTGTGGGCACGTCCACCGCGCGCACCTCCGGCCCACCCGGCGTCTCCACGTGGAAGTGGCTCCACACGAGAGTGTAGCGCCCCGGCGGCAGCCCGCTGAACACCACCTGCTCAC
Proteins encoded in this window:
- the coaBC gene encoding bifunctional phosphopantothenoylcysteine decarboxylase/phosphopantothenate--cysteine ligase CoaBC, coding for MDVTALKGRRVVVGVGGGIAAYKACELVRELGRAGAEVRVAMTEAARQFVTPLTFQALSGHPVLTDYFDPAQEGNFGHLDLARWAEAFVVAPATADLLARLRVGMANDAVTTSLLAFRGPVVLAPAMNVAMWDNAMTQENVAALLAHPRFTQVGPGAGLLACGDVGEGRLADVPNIVAAVAARFGAGPLAGKKVLLTAGPTREFLDPVRFISNPSTGKMGLALAHAARGLGAEVTVVLGPVGPVDRGGLTVVDAVSADDMAREVLSRVETVDAFIATAAVSDWRPETRAEQKVKKGPASSLESLRLVRTPDVLAEASRKVSAIAKRPLLVGFAAETERVLEHAREKLERKGLDAIVANDVTAPGAGFGTDTNRVTVLTRAGMQRELQGTKHEVARAILELLLVPRR